In Apium graveolens cultivar Ventura chromosome 10, ASM990537v1, whole genome shotgun sequence, the following are encoded in one genomic region:
- the LOC141691297 gene encoding uncharacterized protein LOC141691297 — translation MPKFTKDNYENWCIRMKAILGENDVWELVEKGLVVPEDEANLNQVQKDQLQAQRKKDQKAIMIIHQCLDDSMLQKVASATTSKKVLDILNSSFSGDAKVKRVQLQTLNVEFEALRMEESESISDYFSRVLTIVNQMKSNGEEVSDVRVIEKNLRSFVSKFDYKVVAIEEAKDIDEMIIDELMGSLQAHEEKMLKRNEPIE, via the coding sequence ATGCCAAAATTCACCAAAGACAATTATGAGAATTGGTGCATTCGTATGAAGGCGATTCTTGGAGAAAATGATGTGTGGGAACTTGTGGAGAAAGGATTGGTGGTGCCCGAAGATGAAGCAAATTTGAATCAAGTTCAAAAAGATCAACTACAAGCCCAAAGAAAGAAGGACCAAAAGGCGATTATGATCATCCATCAATGTTTGGATGATTCAATGCTACAAAAGGTGGCTTCCGCAACAACATCAAAGAAAGTTTTAGATATTTTAAATTCTTCTTTTAGTGGAGATGCAAAAGTGAAGAGAGTTCAGTTACAAACACTTAATGTCGAGTTTGAGGCTTTACGAATGGAAGAATCCGAATCAATCTCGGATTATTTTTCAAGAGTTTTGACCATTGTGAACCAAATGAAAAGCAATGGAGAAGAGGTAAGTGATGTTCGTGTTATTGAAAAAAATCTTCGCTCATTTGTCTCTAAATTTGATTATAAAGTTGTGGCAATTGAGGAGGCTAAAGATATAGATGAAATGATTATTGATGAGCTTATGGGATCACTACAAGCCCATGAAGAAAAAATGTTAAAAAGAAATGAGCCAATTGAATAA